Within Desulfomicrobium escambiense DSM 10707, the genomic segment GCAACCTCAAGGTCATGTCCATGGGCTTCCTGCTGCGCAACCCCGACGACGCCGTCATCTGGCGCGGCCCGGTCAAGGGCGGGGTCATCAAGCAGTTCCTGAAGGACGTGGCCTGGGGCGACCTCGACTACCTGATCATCGACGCGCCTCCCGGCACGGGCGACGAGCCCCTGTCCGTCTGCCAGCTCATCAACCCCATCGACGGCGCCGTGGTCGTGACCACGCCGCAGCGAGTGGCGGCCATGGACGTGCGCAAGTCCATTACCTTCTGCGCCCAGGTCGGCATGAAGGTCCTGGGGGTGGTCGAGAACATGAGCGGCTTCGTCTGCCCCAAGTGCGGTGAGGTGACGCACATCCTGCGTTCGGGCGGCGGGAAGCGGATGGCCGACGACATGGGCGTGCCCTTCCTGGGTTCCATCCCCATCGACCCGTCCGTGGCCGAGGCCGGGGACATGGGGCAGGCCTTCGTCCTGCACCATGCGTCGAGCCCCACGGCGGTGCTCATGCGTTCCGTGATCGCGCCGCTGCTGGATCTGCCCGCACCGGCTCCGCAGGCTTGAAGCGGGAGGCGCCATGACACGGGCCGTACTGACGGTACTCGTCGACAACCAGGCCGGCTTCGGCTGCGTGGCGGAGCACGGCTACGCCCTGTGGATCGACGCCGGCGACAGGCGGATTCTGCTGGACACCGGCCAGGGCCCTGCCCTGGCCGAAAACGCTCGCATTCTGGGCGTCGATCTGGGCAGCACGGACATCCTGGCCCTGAGCCACGGCCATTACGACCACACCGGCGCGGTGCCACTCGTTCTGTCCTCCGCGCCGCAGGCCAGGCTGTTCTGCCATTCCGGGGTGACCGAGCCGCGCTACAGCATCCGGGACGGTGAAGCCCGTGACATCCGCATGCCGATGGCGTCCATGCGCGCCCTGAACGCCTTGTCCGTGGATCGTCTGCTCTGGAGCGGCGAATCCGTGCCGCTTGGCGAGGGCATGGGGCTCAGCGGCTTCATCCCGCGCCGCACGGACTTCGAGGACACGGGGGGGCCGTTCTTCTTCGACCCCCTCGGCCACCGGCCCGACCCCATAGGCGACGACCAGTCCCTGTGGATCGCCACGGACAAGGGCCTCGTGATCTGCACGGGCTGCTGCCACGCGGGGCTGGTCAACACCCTCATGCACCTGCGTGAGGTCACGGGCGAGGAGCGCATCCGAGCCGTCATCGGCGGCCTGCACCTCGGCGCGGCCTCTCCGGAGCGTTTGGAGAAGACGGCCCGTGCCCTGCGCGACATGCGCGTGGGGCTCCTCGTGCCCTGCCACTGTACGGGCGCAGCCGCCGCGGCCTGGCTGGCGGACCACCTGGACTGCGAGGT encodes:
- a CDS encoding MBL fold metallo-hydrolase; its protein translation is MTRAVLTVLVDNQAGFGCVAEHGYALWIDAGDRRILLDTGQGPALAENARILGVDLGSTDILALSHGHYDHTGAVPLVLSSAPQARLFCHSGVTEPRYSIRDGEARDIRMPMASMRALNALSVDRLLWSGESVPLGEGMGLSGFIPRRTDFEDTGGPFFFDPLGHRPDPIGDDQSLWIATDKGLVICTGCCHAGLVNTLMHLREVTGEERIRAVIGGLHLGAASPERLEKTARALRDMRVGLLVPCHCTGAAAAAWLADHLDCEVHTGYSGFRLDTADL
- a CDS encoding Mrp/NBP35 family ATP-binding protein — protein: MDNTEKSAVSGAARSKASTCDSCTDSSCSAAKRQLNETDQDFQERRALQARLCRIDHKIMVMSGKGGVGKSTVAVNLAMGLMLAGKKVGLLDVDIHGPSVPTMLGLEGATIDQGPEGLLPVELGNLKVMSMGFLLRNPDDAVIWRGPVKGGVIKQFLKDVAWGDLDYLIIDAPPGTGDEPLSVCQLINPIDGAVVVTTPQRVAAMDVRKSITFCAQVGMKVLGVVENMSGFVCPKCGEVTHILRSGGGKRMADDMGVPFLGSIPIDPSVAEAGDMGQAFVLHHASSPTAVLMRSVIAPLLDLPAPAPQA